The following are from one region of the Lynx canadensis isolate LIC74 chromosome D4, mLynCan4.pri.v2, whole genome shotgun sequence genome:
- the SSNA1 gene encoding Sjoegren syndrome nuclear autoantigen 1, which translates to MTQQGAALQNYNNELVKCIEELCQKREELCRQIQQEEDEKQRLQSEVRQLTEKLARVNENLARKIASRNEFDRTIAETEAAYLKILESSQTLLSVLKREAGNLTKATASEHKSSGGRES; encoded by the exons ATGACCCAGCAGGGCGCGGCGCTGCAGAATTACAACAACGAGCTAGTCAAGT GCATCGAGGAGCTGTGTCAGAAGCGAGAGGAGTTGTGCCGGCAGATCCAGCAGGAGGAGGATGAGAAGCAGCGGCTGCAGAGCGAGGTGAGGCAGCTGACAGAGAAACTGGCCCGAGTCAACGAGAATCTGGCGCGCAAGATTGCTTCTCGCAACGAGTTTGACCGGACCATCGCAGAGACAGAGGCTGCCTACCTCAAG ATCCTGGAAAGCTCGCAGACTCTGCTTAGTGTCCTGAAGAGGGAAGCCGGGAACTTGACCAAAGCCACAGCCTCGGAGCACAAGAgcagtggaggcagggagagctga